One window from the genome of Dyadobacter sp. CECT 9275 encodes:
- a CDS encoding HAD-IA family hydrolase — MAIELVVFDMAGTTVRDKNYVGIAFQQAMESFGYSIGIEQINPIMGYEKPLAIKMMLEEREPDRDKITDSLVGDIHAEFVSSMIRFYETTAEIGPLPHVEETFETLKQEGIKIALNTGFSRDIADVIVKRLAWKDKIDLLVASDEVPKGRPYPFMIEKIMKELSITTADKVAKVGDTEVDINEGINAGCAYVIGVTTGAFTRAELLPYKPTHVVDDISEILDIIKVKSHKAII, encoded by the coding sequence ATGGCAATAGAACTAGTAGTATTCGATATGGCCGGCACAACGGTCAGAGACAAAAATTATGTCGGCATTGCTTTTCAGCAAGCCATGGAGTCGTTTGGATACTCCATCGGAATTGAGCAGATAAATCCGATCATGGGTTATGAAAAACCTCTCGCAATAAAAATGATGCTGGAAGAGCGGGAACCAGACAGGGACAAAATCACCGACAGCCTTGTTGGAGACATCCACGCAGAATTTGTGAGCAGTATGATCCGCTTTTATGAAACTACAGCAGAAATTGGTCCTTTGCCCCACGTGGAGGAAACTTTTGAAACGCTGAAACAAGAAGGCATCAAAATTGCCCTGAATACTGGTTTTTCAAGAGACATAGCAGATGTAATTGTGAAACGGCTTGCCTGGAAGGACAAAATTGACCTGCTGGTGGCCAGTGATGAAGTACCAAAGGGCCGCCCATACCCCTTCATGATAGAGAAGATCATGAAGGAACTAAGCATAACAACTGCCGACAAAGTTGCCAAAGTAGGAGATACCGAAGTGGATATCAATGAAGGCATTAACGCAGGATGCGCCTATGTCATAGGCGTAACTACGGGAGCTTTTACCAGAGCTGAATTACTCCCCTACAAACCAACCCACGTGGTGGATGACATTTCGGAAATACTGGATATCATTAAAGTTAAATCTCATAAAGCGATTATATGA
- a CDS encoding aspartate aminotransferase family protein: MSETHNRTEGDINLSSARNQWYAVMNDPETLAYLEEDAEYFLHQSLSTPCLDVLASCEGIYLTDVQGKRYMDFHGNNVHQLGYGHPYIIEKVKEQMDILPFSPRRYTNLPAIKLAKKLSDLLPGDLKRVLFAPGGTSSISMALKLARIVTGKHKIVSLWDSFHGASLDAISAGGELDFRKDIGPLMPGVERIPPPMTYRGPFTASGNGDLAYADYLEYVIEKEGDIGAFVIETIRNTDVQIPSQAYWTRVREICNQHKVLLILDEIPIAFGRTGKMFAFEHYGIEPDIICLGKGLGGGVMPMAAIVARESYNVTGSVSLGHFTHEKSPLGSVAALAMLEYIEEQDILAKVVDDGKFMQQELEGLKARFPIIGDIRGLGLLWGIELVKDPFTKEKAIREAEIVMYECLKNGMSFKVSQGNVLQLSPPLIITREELKQALQIVEQALTVAIAAH, translated from the coding sequence ATGAGTGAGACACACAACCGGACAGAGGGAGATATTAATTTATCGTCGGCCAGGAACCAGTGGTATGCTGTGATGAACGACCCTGAAACGCTTGCCTATCTGGAGGAAGACGCCGAATATTTTTTACACCAATCCCTTTCCACACCCTGCCTCGATGTGCTCGCCTCCTGCGAAGGCATTTATCTGACTGATGTCCAAGGGAAAAGATACATGGATTTCCATGGCAACAATGTCCATCAATTGGGCTATGGACATCCTTATATCATCGAAAAAGTGAAGGAGCAAATGGATATCCTTCCTTTTTCACCGAGAAGATATACCAACTTACCGGCTATCAAACTGGCAAAAAAATTATCAGATTTGCTCCCTGGCGACCTTAAAAGAGTACTTTTCGCTCCGGGAGGTACCTCCTCTATCAGTATGGCCCTTAAGCTGGCCAGGATCGTGACCGGAAAACATAAAATCGTTTCCTTATGGGATTCATTTCACGGCGCTTCCCTGGATGCCATTTCTGCCGGAGGTGAGCTGGACTTCCGAAAAGATATAGGACCCTTAATGCCGGGAGTAGAGCGTATACCACCGCCTATGACCTACCGCGGTCCTTTTACAGCCTCAGGAAACGGAGATCTGGCCTATGCGGATTACCTTGAATATGTGATTGAAAAAGAAGGTGATATAGGCGCGTTTGTGATCGAAACCATTCGGAACACCGACGTGCAGATACCTTCACAAGCCTATTGGACGCGTGTCAGAGAGATCTGTAACCAACATAAAGTGCTGCTGATACTGGATGAAATCCCGATAGCCTTTGGCAGAACAGGAAAGATGTTCGCATTTGAGCATTATGGTATTGAACCGGATATTATTTGTCTGGGCAAAGGACTGGGCGGAGGTGTCATGCCCATGGCGGCAATAGTGGCCCGCGAAAGTTATAATGTGACAGGGAGTGTATCGCTGGGGCATTTCACACACGAAAAAAGTCCGCTGGGCAGTGTAGCCGCGCTGGCTATGCTGGAATATATTGAAGAGCAGGATATTCTTGCCAAAGTGGTTGACGACGGAAAATTCATGCAGCAGGAACTTGAGGGTTTAAAGGCAAGATTTCCGATCATCGGAGACATCCGGGGCCTTGGGTTACTCTGGGGAATTGAGCTGGTGAAGGATCCTTTTACCAAGGAAAAGGCCATCAGGGAAGCGGAAATTGTGATGTATGAATGCCTGAAAAACGGCATGAGTTTTAAAGTATCGCAGGGAAATGTGCTGCAGCTTTCTCCCCCATTGATCATCACGAGGGAAGAATTAAAACAGGCTCTTCAAATTGTTGAGCAAGCACTGACAGTCGCCATTGCGGCCCATTAA
- a CDS encoding YfiT family bacillithiol transferase has product MTDLKFPIGPFTFQDSYTDEDIENMITSITAIPAMYRELTENLSDETLQKTYREGSWNIRQLVHHVADTHILHYMRLKKAVTEPSYDEATLIDINSWAVLPDAMVSSVEDSLVILEGVHKRYTTLARTLSDDQLLISYLHPVRKLRFNQKQAIAILEWHGRHHLAHIALALKN; this is encoded by the coding sequence ATGACAGATCTTAAATTTCCCATCGGCCCATTTACGTTTCAGGACTCGTATACTGACGAGGATATTGAAAATATGATTACTTCCATTACAGCCATTCCGGCAATGTACCGCGAACTGACGGAAAATCTTTCTGATGAAACACTTCAGAAGACCTACCGGGAAGGCAGCTGGAACATCCGTCAGTTGGTTCACCATGTGGCAGATACGCATATACTTCATTACATGAGACTCAAAAAAGCAGTCACCGAACCTTCTTACGACGAGGCAACGCTCATTGATATAAATAGCTGGGCTGTACTACCAGATGCTATGGTATCATCCGTTGAGGATTCGTTAGTAATACTGGAAGGGGTCCATAAACGATACACGACTTTAGCCCGCACCCTATCCGACGATCAGCTCCTGATCAGTTACCTACATCCTGTCCGAAAGCTCCGGTTCAATCAGAAGCAGGCAATTGCAATATTGGAATGGCATGGCAGGCATCATCTGGCGCACATCGCCTTAGCGTTAAAAAATTGA
- a CDS encoding murein L,D-transpeptidase catalytic domain family protein: MTKAQVVYAAVFLALSVSFGFKTVHSFSGFSAPQNFSAKSTPADSVPGKQDWEILYDSLHLEKQGLSQKAFQYAWFGFQKMKLGNPVLAIADFSQSSCKKRLYVIDLMRKKLLYHTYVAHGRNSGNEFAEKFSNNNASYQSSLGFYRTLGTYQGKHGLSLRLEGLEKGINDNAFERAIVMHGADYVSEAFIRATGRLGRSLGCPAVSVPDSKKLIEMLYNGAGLFIYSLDKNYVKSSTLLSGLTEDHTLGAPRLYTSSK; the protein is encoded by the coding sequence ATGACAAAGGCTCAGGTGGTGTATGCGGCGGTGTTTCTTGCCCTCAGTGTTTCATTCGGTTTCAAAACAGTTCATTCCTTTTCAGGGTTTTCGGCTCCTCAAAATTTTTCAGCAAAATCTACTCCCGCTGATTCGGTTCCTGGAAAGCAGGATTGGGAAATATTATACGATTCCTTACATCTTGAAAAACAAGGGTTGTCACAGAAAGCATTCCAGTATGCCTGGTTTGGGTTTCAGAAAATGAAATTGGGTAATCCGGTACTGGCCATTGCGGATTTCAGCCAGTCGTCCTGCAAAAAGAGATTGTATGTCATTGACCTGATGCGTAAAAAGCTGCTTTACCATACCTACGTGGCCCATGGCCGGAATTCAGGGAATGAGTTTGCTGAAAAATTTTCCAATAACAACGCCTCTTACCAGTCCAGCCTTGGCTTTTACAGAACCCTGGGTACTTACCAGGGAAAGCATGGCCTGTCGTTAAGGCTGGAAGGCCTGGAAAAGGGGATCAACGATAACGCCTTTGAACGGGCTATTGTCATGCATGGTGCCGACTATGTCAGCGAAGCTTTTATTAGAGCTACTGGCAGGCTGGGGCGGAGCCTGGGTTGTCCGGCTGTATCTGTTCCTGATAGCAAAAAGCTGATCGAGATGTTGTACAACGGAGCTGGATTGTTTATTTATTCGCTCGATAAAAATTACGTAAAGTCTTCGACCCTCCTTTCCGGGCTGACGGAAGATCATACCTTGGGAGCGCCGCGTTTGTATACATCTTCGAAATAA
- a CDS encoding DUF5690 family protein, with product MILRIREALSRSNSLFILWAVVASFGSYFCMYAFRKPFSAGLYQGLEIWGVSYKAVLIISQVAGYTISKFTGIKVISELNPKDRIKLIIGLILIAEAALFLFGIVPHPYNFVFLFVNGLPLGMVYGVVFSFLEGRRLTEMIAMGLSISVVVASGILKTTYIELHLLLPGISEFWMPFFMGALFLPLFLFFVWMLALIPAPSQDDIAHRTERLPMTAQDKRNVMFQFGFPILCLVVCYAILVVIRDFRDNFMIEIWNEIDANWSSSVLSQTEMISGIVVLVVIGSIAFVKSNLIGFRLTNLILLGGMLLSGLATYLFQQEIITGFYWMLLIGVGFFLSYTAIQTVIFERMIALFRMKANAGFFVYICESIGYMGSAGLLLYKEFFMKDLSWSNVLMQFSYLQAITGLVLLVLANLYLEFYHNSAARQKKKWPLPSL from the coding sequence ATGATACTGCGTATCCGAGAAGCATTGTCCCGCTCCAATTCACTATTCATTCTATGGGCTGTTGTGGCATCTTTTGGTTCCTATTTTTGTATGTATGCATTTCGGAAGCCATTTAGTGCGGGGCTGTATCAGGGCTTGGAAATATGGGGTGTAAGCTACAAGGCCGTTCTGATCATTTCCCAGGTTGCCGGTTACACCATTTCCAAATTCACCGGCATAAAGGTTATTTCGGAGCTTAATCCGAAGGACAGGATCAAACTGATCATCGGCCTCATACTGATTGCCGAGGCTGCCCTTTTCCTTTTTGGTATCGTACCGCATCCTTACAACTTCGTTTTCTTATTTGTGAATGGCCTGCCTTTGGGAATGGTGTACGGCGTGGTGTTCAGCTTTCTTGAGGGAAGGCGGCTCACCGAGATGATCGCCATGGGACTGAGCATAAGTGTAGTAGTTGCCTCCGGCATTTTAAAAACAACTTATATCGAGCTTCATCTTTTGCTGCCAGGCATTTCGGAATTCTGGATGCCCTTTTTTATGGGCGCTTTGTTCCTGCCGCTTTTCCTGTTTTTTGTATGGATGCTCGCGCTCATTCCTGCGCCGAGCCAGGACGATATAGCGCATCGTACCGAACGCCTGCCCATGACCGCACAAGACAAAAGAAATGTAATGTTTCAGTTTGGCTTCCCCATCCTTTGCTTAGTAGTATGCTATGCGATCCTGGTGGTGATCCGGGATTTCAGGGATAATTTTATGATTGAGATTTGGAATGAGATTGATGCCAACTGGTCGAGCAGCGTGTTGTCACAGACAGAGATGATATCCGGAATTGTTGTTTTGGTAGTAATCGGGAGTATTGCTTTTGTCAAAAGCAATCTCATCGGATTCAGGCTCACCAACCTGATCCTGCTGGGCGGGATGCTACTAAGCGGACTGGCGACCTACTTATTTCAGCAGGAAATCATTACCGGATTTTACTGGATGCTGCTCATCGGCGTGGGCTTTTTCCTTTCCTACACGGCCATCCAAACAGTGATATTTGAACGGATGATCGCACTTTTCCGCATGAAAGCTAACGCAGGCTTTTTTGTTTATATCTGCGAGAGTATAGGGTACATGGGAAGTGCAGGCCTTTTACTTTACAAGGAATTTTTCATGAAAGATCTGAGCTGGTCTAACGTGCTGATGCAGTTCTCATATCTTCAGGCCATAACAGGCCTTGTACTGCTGGTTCTTGCCAATTTATACCTGGAGTTCTATCACAATTCCGCTGCCCGGCAGAAAAAGAAATGGCCGCTCCCCAGTTTATAA
- the pbfA gene encoding (R)-1-hydroxy-2-aminoethylphosphonate ammonia-lyase → MEVSKEQGDNNAGELRAAYIDGLDEQTRNWINEDARYFFHQALSTPVMNVLSRTEGAYIVDLHGNRYLDLHGNGVHNAGFSNPEIIAAVISQLQDNLAFTPRRYTNIPAIKLAKKLTEITPEGLNRVLFCPGGSEAIEMAVSLAKQITGRWKTISYWDSYHGNGFQSSTLGGEEHFTTGQGPMVPGGFHIEFPNYYRNPWGWTDRDAIDAEYLRQLRLIIKRNPDIAALVAEPISATPVVPSTTYWQQVREICDANGIFLIFDEIIEGFGRTGKWFASEHYVTPDVLVLGKTLGGGLMPFAGIVTKEEYNVLQHRSIGHFTHEKNPLCSAAGLATISYIEKHNLVENSATLGDYLISQLNELKQQFPVIGNVAGKGLHIGVDLVTDPATKEPAVQYAETIMYDCFKQGIAFKVIEGNILTMRPSLIIGKDQCDQIVDALKVAFIRNKLHS, encoded by the coding sequence ATGGAAGTTTCTAAAGAACAAGGAGACAACAATGCGGGAGAACTCCGGGCGGCTTACATTGATGGGCTGGACGAGCAGACCCGCAACTGGATCAACGAAGATGCCAGGTATTTCTTTCACCAGGCGCTGTCTACACCCGTAATGAACGTACTCTCCCGTACCGAAGGCGCCTATATTGTGGACCTGCACGGGAATCGCTATCTTGATTTGCACGGCAATGGAGTACATAACGCAGGATTTTCTAACCCGGAGATCATCGCGGCGGTGATAAGCCAGTTACAGGACAACCTTGCCTTTACGCCCAGACGGTATACCAACATTCCTGCAATTAAACTCGCTAAAAAGCTGACGGAAATTACGCCGGAAGGTTTGAACCGTGTGCTGTTTTGCCCGGGAGGTTCCGAAGCTATTGAAATGGCGGTATCGCTGGCCAAACAAATAACCGGGCGCTGGAAAACCATATCTTACTGGGATTCTTACCATGGCAACGGCTTTCAGTCGTCGACCCTGGGTGGAGAAGAGCATTTCACAACCGGACAAGGACCCATGGTACCAGGCGGCTTCCATATTGAATTTCCAAATTATTACAGGAACCCCTGGGGCTGGACCGACCGTGATGCCATTGATGCTGAGTACCTCCGGCAGTTAAGGCTGATCATCAAGCGAAATCCGGATATAGCTGCATTGGTAGCCGAGCCGATATCCGCCACGCCGGTGGTACCTTCCACCACATACTGGCAACAGGTCAGAGAAATATGCGACGCGAACGGAATCTTCCTGATTTTTGACGAAATCATTGAGGGCTTCGGAAGGACAGGTAAGTGGTTTGCCTCCGAGCATTATGTCACGCCCGATGTACTGGTCCTTGGCAAAACGCTGGGTGGCGGCCTGATGCCCTTCGCAGGAATTGTAACCAAAGAGGAATACAACGTTCTCCAGCACAGATCTATCGGGCACTTTACGCATGAAAAAAATCCGCTGTGCTCCGCAGCCGGGCTTGCAACTATATCCTACATAGAGAAACACAACCTGGTGGAAAATTCAGCCACGCTGGGTGACTACCTGATCAGCCAGCTCAATGAATTAAAACAACAGTTCCCCGTTATCGGCAATGTTGCAGGTAAGGGGTTGCACATCGGAGTTGACCTGGTGACCGACCCGGCCACCAAAGAACCGGCGGTTCAGTATGCCGAAACCATTATGTATGATTGCTTCAAACAAGGCATAGCATTTAAGGTAATTGAAGGCAATATCCTGACCATGAGGCCATCTCTGATCATTGGCAAAGACCAGTGCGACCAGATAGTGGATGCGCTGAAAGTTGCATTCATAAGAAATAAGCTGCATTCATAA
- a CDS encoding TIGR03364 family FAD-dependent oxidoreductase — protein sequence MSKSAIVIGAGIVGLATARALSVRGYQVTVIERSSQAVGASIRNFGMQWPIGQPEGKLYQRALNAQRIWKEVLTGANCWFHKAGSLHMAYQQDELEVMEQFVAGSSSERPVRILSPQETLTKSPAVNPKGLLGSLFSEDEMIVDPREAIAGIPGYLAEVFGVNFIWDTAATEITYPQVLAGNKSWTADEIYVCSGADFETLYPEQFRNAPLVKCKLQMLRLEAQPDNWKIGPSLCGGLSLIHYEGFKVAASLPALKERYKTEYPEYLKWGIHVMASQNGLGEITVGDSHEYALTFDPFDREFINTLILNYLGTFAQFKSPKVFQTWHGIYAKMTNGATEIVLKPEDGVTIINGLGGAGMTLSFGLCEEVVAGTYAP from the coding sequence ATGAGCAAGTCGGCGATAGTAATCGGGGCTGGTATAGTGGGGCTTGCTACCGCAAGAGCTTTATCTGTAAGAGGATATCAGGTTACCGTAATAGAACGTTCCTCTCAGGCGGTAGGAGCATCCATCCGGAATTTCGGGATGCAATGGCCCATCGGCCAGCCCGAAGGCAAACTGTACCAGCGTGCGCTCAATGCACAGAGAATATGGAAAGAAGTACTGACAGGTGCCAATTGCTGGTTTCACAAGGCGGGAAGTTTACACATGGCCTACCAGCAGGACGAGCTTGAAGTCATGGAACAGTTTGTAGCCGGCAGCAGCAGCGAGCGACCGGTGAGAATTTTATCACCCCAGGAAACACTTACCAAGTCGCCTGCAGTGAATCCGAAGGGCTTGCTAGGCTCGCTGTTTTCGGAGGATGAGATGATTGTGGACCCCCGTGAAGCGATCGCCGGGATACCTGGATACCTCGCGGAGGTATTCGGCGTCAACTTTATCTGGGATACTGCAGCAACGGAGATAACCTACCCGCAGGTTCTGGCGGGAAACAAAAGCTGGACAGCAGACGAAATATATGTCTGCAGCGGTGCGGATTTTGAAACCCTTTACCCCGAACAGTTCAGAAATGCGCCCTTAGTCAAATGTAAATTGCAAATGCTGCGCCTGGAAGCTCAGCCAGACAACTGGAAAATAGGGCCGTCCTTGTGTGGTGGCCTCTCCCTGATCCATTACGAGGGATTTAAGGTGGCAGCATCACTTCCGGCCCTTAAAGAGCGCTATAAAACGGAATATCCAGAATACCTCAAATGGGGCATTCATGTGATGGCTTCGCAAAATGGCCTGGGAGAAATTACCGTCGGCGATTCGCATGAATACGCGCTGACGTTCGATCCTTTCGACAGGGAGTTTATCAACACGCTGATACTGAACTACCTGGGGACATTTGCACAATTCAAATCGCCCAAAGTATTTCAAACCTGGCATGGTATCTATGCTAAAATGACAAATGGCGCAACCGAAATTGTACTAAAACCGGAAGACGGCGTGACCATCATTAACGGGCTGGGAGGTGCAGGTATGACGTTGTCATTCGGATTATGCGAAGAAGTTGTGGCAGGCACCTATGCACCATAG
- a CDS encoding helix-turn-helix domain-containing protein, with product MQDDILFQISNKLKEVRKNKGVTLQEIADEAGVTKSLVSQIENSRTIPSLPVMLGLIQALDIDLNFFFKDIISGTSRENVLIRKKESYQPFTKENAKGFFYQRIFSKQFKDNHIDVVLLRLEKGARRPMVRTNAYEFKYVLQGSVEYTVGKNKYVLNQGDSMFFDANELHNPKCIDGDEALLLVIYFFNETA from the coding sequence ATGCAGGACGACATTCTTTTCCAGATCAGCAATAAGCTTAAGGAGGTCAGAAAAAACAAGGGGGTAACTCTCCAGGAGATAGCCGATGAGGCAGGAGTAACCAAAAGCCTGGTTTCTCAGATCGAAAACAGCCGAACCATACCCTCGCTGCCCGTCATGCTCGGCCTGATTCAGGCCCTGGATATTGACCTGAACTTCTTTTTCAAAGATATCATTTCCGGCACCTCACGTGAGAATGTTCTGATCCGCAAAAAGGAAAGTTACCAGCCTTTTACCAAAGAAAATGCCAAAGGATTCTTCTATCAACGGATATTCAGCAAGCAGTTTAAAGATAACCATATTGATGTGGTACTTCTCCGTCTCGAAAAGGGTGCGCGCAGGCCAATGGTTCGCACAAATGCCTATGAGTTCAAATACGTACTTCAGGGTTCAGTTGAATACACCGTTGGAAAAAACAAGTATGTGCTCAATCAGGGCGACTCCATGTTTTTTGACGCCAACGAGCTGCATAACCCAAAATGTATCGACGGAGACGAAGCCCTGCTGCTGGTCATTTATTTTTTTAATGAAACGGCCTGA
- a CDS encoding alkaline phosphatase family protein, giving the protein MKPIKLRPFAVLALAGISIFACKKSDQRFPEGIEHVVVIGVDGLSPDGIKKASTPVLDSMVANGVVKWNVRTVLTSSSSQNWASMIMGAGPEQHGIINNDWEMDDHTLPPVVQEPDGRFPTIFSLIRKNKPDAEIGTSYHWGGFGRLFQKNAVNHDKHFSTEDSTASDFISYIKTKKPTFAFMHLDHVDHAGHHDGHGTPAYYKSVSKADSLIGKVLEGIKEAGIEESTLVIITADHGGIGYGHGGATPQEAEIAMILYGKDVKKGYELKQQVYTYDLAATIAFAFNLTPPYAWIGRAIKPAFEGFDEPENLYLGQETIAQPVIYPDKKLYAQAGGLYINEKPSVKMSTPVSGGQIRYTTDGSEPDSSSAIYSNPFSLDRTTVIKARSFDGSGNESLVTTAYFRVLKETNGHGLTTTFYEGNELKEIPDYGKLKKGQSWVSQEVGTNTEQISSLFKNGNSSFALKFEGFIQIDKEGEYLFSTSSDDGSMLYIDGQKVVDNNGNHGVMEETGTIKLTAGKHAIRVEFYNNGGGFWLDAFYKGPGIAKQLIPADKLFLK; this is encoded by the coding sequence ATGAAACCAATAAAATTAAGACCTTTTGCAGTGCTTGCTCTGGCGGGTATCTCCATTTTTGCATGTAAAAAAAGTGATCAGAGATTTCCCGAAGGAATTGAACATGTGGTTGTAATCGGCGTAGACGGGCTGAGCCCGGACGGTATAAAAAAAGCCAGCACTCCGGTACTTGACAGTATGGTGGCCAACGGGGTTGTAAAATGGAATGTGCGCACGGTTCTTACTTCCTCCAGCAGCCAGAACTGGGCTTCCATGATCATGGGAGCGGGTCCTGAGCAACACGGCATTATCAACAACGACTGGGAAATGGATGACCACACCTTACCGCCAGTAGTGCAGGAGCCCGACGGTAGATTTCCAACGATTTTCAGCCTGATACGAAAAAACAAACCTGATGCGGAAATTGGAACTTCCTACCATTGGGGTGGATTCGGTAGGTTATTTCAGAAAAATGCGGTTAATCATGATAAGCATTTTTCAACCGAAGATTCAACGGCCAGTGATTTTATCTCCTACATCAAAACAAAAAAACCAACCTTTGCTTTTATGCACCTGGACCATGTGGACCATGCAGGACATCACGACGGCCACGGAACCCCGGCATATTACAAATCGGTTTCCAAGGCCGACTCACTGATCGGGAAGGTACTGGAAGGAATAAAAGAAGCCGGAATAGAAGAGAGTACACTGGTGATTATTACGGCAGATCATGGCGGGATCGGCTACGGTCACGGTGGAGCTACTCCTCAGGAGGCCGAAATAGCAATGATACTTTATGGAAAAGATGTAAAAAAGGGATATGAACTGAAACAACAGGTATATACCTATGACCTGGCAGCCACCATTGCCTTTGCATTTAACCTCACCCCTCCGTATGCCTGGATTGGAAGGGCCATCAAACCTGCTTTTGAAGGATTTGATGAACCCGAAAATCTTTACCTTGGCCAGGAAACCATTGCACAGCCTGTTATCTATCCCGACAAAAAATTATATGCGCAGGCCGGGGGCCTATATATCAACGAAAAACCTTCCGTAAAAATGTCGACACCTGTCTCGGGAGGACAGATCCGTTATACCACCGATGGCTCCGAACCCGACAGTTCCTCAGCTATTTACAGCAATCCTTTCTCGCTTGACCGGACAACGGTTATCAAGGCCAGGAGTTTTGATGGTTCAGGAAATGAGAGCCTGGTAACTACGGCCTATTTCAGGGTTTTAAAAGAAACCAATGGCCACGGACTTACTACTACCTTTTACGAAGGAAATGAATTAAAAGAGATTCCCGATTATGGCAAGCTAAAAAAAGGGCAGTCGTGGGTAAGTCAGGAGGTGGGTACCAATACGGAACAGATCAGCAGCCTTTTTAAAAACGGAAATTCCAGTTTTGCGTTAAAATTTGAAGGTTTTATTCAGATCGACAAGGAAGGAGAGTACCTGTTTTCCACCAGTTCGGATGACGGCAGCATGCTTTATATAGACGGGCAGAAAGTTGTGGACAACAACGGAAATCACGGCGTGATGGAAGAAACCGGAACGATAAAACTGACTGCTGGGAAACATGCGATCAGGGTTGAGTTTTACAACAACGGCGGCGGTTTCTGGCTGGACGCGTTTTACAAAGGCCCCGGTATTGCGAAGCAGCTGATCCCGGCCGACAAACTCTTTCTAAAATAA
- a CDS encoding alpha/beta hydrolase, with the protein MHNANNVVTKGFPLDEADKVMIMIHGRGASAQSILSLSDHFKAEKMAYVAPQATGGSWYPYSFLAPMEQNEPGLSSALGVIGELVAQLQTEYGFNKKDIYLLGFSQGACLSLEFAARNADVFGGIFGLSGGLIGPDGTARDYQGSFGETPVFLGCSDTDFHIPKERVVESGEVFRKMGADVKVRLYPNFGHQVNEDEIDFVNKILSDG; encoded by the coding sequence ATGCATAACGCAAATAATGTTGTAACCAAAGGGTTTCCGCTGGATGAAGCGGATAAAGTGATGATCATGATCCACGGAAGAGGAGCGAGTGCGCAGAGCATTTTGTCTCTTTCGGATCATTTCAAAGCGGAGAAAATGGCTTATGTTGCTCCACAGGCAACGGGAGGGTCGTGGTATCCCTATTCCTTCCTTGCGCCGATGGAGCAGAATGAGCCCGGACTTTCATCGGCACTTGGCGTAATTGGAGAGCTGGTTGCTCAGCTGCAAACCGAATACGGGTTTAATAAAAAGGATATATACCTGCTGGGCTTTTCGCAGGGAGCTTGTTTGTCATTGGAATTCGCAGCGCGGAATGCTGATGTTTTCGGGGGTATTTTTGGATTGAGCGGCGGGCTGATCGGTCCGGATGGAACCGCCAGGGATTATCAGGGCTCTTTCGGCGAGACTCCGGTTTTCCTGGGTTGCAGTGATACCGATTTTCATATTCCCAAGGAAAGGGTAGTTGAAAGCGGAGAGGTGTTCAGGAAGATGGGAGCCGATGTGAAGGTGCGGCTGTATCCGAATTTCGGTCATCAGGTGAATGAAGATGAGATTGATTTTGTGAATAAAATTCTGTCAGACGGGTAA